A window of the Kosakonia radicincitans DSM 16656 genome harbors these coding sequences:
- the zorB1 gene encoding type I Zorya anti-phage system protein ZorB1, with product MFGQTFRIKPRRSDEAEKPFWISYADLMTAMMVLFLVVMVASLSSVTQRIQRVEQGEKLRGQDITRLCERLELHARNLNKTIVVDCRDNRISFGEAGRFDHNRFFLNADGQKALQDVVPLVLEAANSEEGQKWFKQIVIEGFTDTDGSYLYNLHLSLQRSEWVMCSLLDSRSRLQQQITPLQQEQIRKLFLAGGVSFNNAKESKEASRRVELRMQFFGLKDEHDKAAVDVGSVTVPTTEKCQLEMPL from the coding sequence ATGTTCGGTCAAACATTTCGTATTAAGCCCCGGCGTTCGGATGAGGCAGAGAAACCCTTCTGGATTTCCTATGCGGACCTGATGACGGCCATGATGGTGCTGTTTCTGGTCGTTATGGTGGCTTCATTAAGCTCAGTAACACAACGGATCCAGCGGGTAGAACAAGGTGAGAAACTGCGTGGACAAGATATTACCCGTCTGTGTGAGCGTTTAGAGCTGCACGCCCGCAATCTCAATAAAACCATTGTCGTTGATTGCCGTGATAACCGCATCAGTTTTGGAGAAGCGGGCCGCTTCGACCACAATCGCTTTTTCCTGAATGCTGACGGACAGAAAGCGCTACAGGATGTTGTGCCGCTGGTGCTGGAAGCGGCAAACAGCGAGGAAGGGCAAAAATGGTTTAAACAGATTGTCATTGAAGGTTTTACCGATACCGACGGTTCCTATCTGTATAACCTGCATCTTTCGTTGCAGCGCTCAGAATGGGTAATGTGTAGCCTGCTCGACAGCCGTAGCCGCCTGCAACAGCAGATAACGCCCTTGCAGCAGGAGCAGATCCGTAAGCTCTTCCTTGCGGGCGGTGTTTCGTTTAACAACGCTAAAGAGAGTAAAGAGGCCAGCCGTCGCGTTGAATTGCGCATGCAGTTCTTTGGTCTGAAAGATGAACAT
- the zorA1 gene encoding type I Zorya anti-phage system protein ZorA1, whose translation MEWLNSFLTILTSVQPEKVPLVVIIVVAIALAFFAALYVYRAIKIVNKLKKQSGIISDWKNETTAVKLQKLSELFTGTPLAHSWSEFAESLHQQKTLVDGELKLKDVRATAPAAAFFTEQQLIDIPLNTEFFKHLPGILTGVGIIGTFYGLMIGLNHFDPSTPEQVTSSVASLLRDVLYAFLGSFTAIAASIFVTWLEKLSIAKCYKYLEQFTAAVDQLFETGVGEEYLAELVKSSNESATQAKQLKDSLVTDLRDMLQNLVASQVAENEKLAHTLSSTYRDTGQQFAEQVSGAIENSLKSPLDKIAGAVQTASGDQSGQVQNMLQDVLTAFMSKLDNTFGKQFENMHQMMGQSVGAIEAMQSGFAGLLQDMRNASEDTRQGSAELMSQLLSEMKSGQVAMQAGMNDMLASLQSSVAKIGAEGEGAGERMAQQLEKMFADSEAREKAMAEQMKAFIDSIQQTSQQGQSETMKQMAASVEALGEKLGSLFTQLEQGQQQLASHQQDTQTSLHQETQQIIAGFDEQVRLLLNALNEQQGATESTLRRLAEQTSAHLQDMHTGADKMRLAAERFETAGDKVKEANLLTADVLTKAQGAGNTLSQASQELSSVVADYRNNREAVAKSITLLEGVIANAQSELEARSQFLKELKQHNEGLHDYNREAKEFLENAGQVLANGFNQFSDSMKTSLDATLGALDANLDSAVKRLGSGIDELSESIENLEEVLSKVPA comes from the coding sequence ATGGAATGGCTTAACTCGTTTTTAACTATATTGACTTCCGTGCAACCTGAAAAGGTTCCGCTGGTCGTTATTATTGTCGTTGCTATTGCGCTGGCATTTTTTGCTGCTTTGTATGTTTATCGGGCAATTAAAATTGTCAATAAACTGAAGAAGCAGTCAGGGATCATTTCAGACTGGAAGAATGAGACAACGGCAGTAAAACTACAGAAGCTGAGCGAGTTATTTACCGGGACGCCACTGGCCCACTCCTGGAGTGAGTTTGCAGAGTCACTCCATCAACAAAAAACGCTTGTCGATGGCGAACTGAAATTAAAAGATGTTCGGGCAACGGCTCCCGCAGCGGCATTTTTCACCGAGCAGCAATTAATCGATATTCCGCTTAACACTGAGTTTTTTAAACATCTTCCCGGGATTCTGACAGGGGTCGGCATTATCGGTACGTTTTATGGGCTGATGATTGGTTTAAATCATTTCGACCCCAGTACGCCCGAGCAAGTTACCAGCAGCGTGGCTTCTCTCCTGCGGGATGTGCTTTATGCTTTTTTAGGGTCGTTTACCGCCATCGCAGCGTCCATCTTCGTAACGTGGCTGGAAAAGCTGTCGATAGCGAAGTGTTATAAATATCTTGAACAGTTTACTGCCGCTGTTGATCAGCTATTTGAAACCGGTGTGGGTGAGGAATACCTTGCCGAACTGGTGAAATCGAGCAACGAAAGTGCTACCCAGGCTAAGCAGCTTAAAGACAGCCTGGTGACCGATCTCCGCGATATGCTACAGAATCTGGTGGCAAGCCAGGTCGCTGAAAATGAAAAGTTAGCGCACACCTTATCTTCCACTTATCGCGATACCGGCCAGCAGTTTGCCGAGCAGGTGAGTGGAGCCATCGAAAATAGCCTGAAATCCCCGTTAGATAAAATTGCTGGTGCGGTACAGACCGCCAGCGGCGATCAGTCGGGTCAGGTACAGAATATGTTGCAGGATGTCCTGACGGCATTTATGTCCAAACTCGACAATACCTTCGGCAAGCAGTTCGAAAATATGCACCAGATGATGGGGCAATCTGTGGGGGCCATTGAGGCAATGCAATCAGGTTTTGCCGGTTTGTTGCAGGATATGCGTAACGCCAGCGAGGATACTCGTCAGGGCAGTGCTGAGCTGATGTCACAGTTGCTCAGTGAGATGAAATCCGGACAGGTCGCGATGCAAGCCGGGATGAATGATATGCTGGCCAGCCTGCAATCGTCCGTCGCCAAAATTGGTGCCGAAGGTGAAGGCGCAGGTGAGCGGATGGCACAGCAGCTGGAAAAAATGTTTGCCGATAGCGAAGCGCGTGAAAAAGCGATGGCTGAACAGATGAAAGCGTTTATCGACTCTATCCAGCAAACGTCCCAGCAAGGCCAAAGTGAAACCATGAAGCAAATGGCGGCGTCCGTTGAGGCGCTGGGCGAGAAACTGGGGTCGCTGTTTACGCAACTTGAACAGGGACAACAGCAACTGGCCAGTCATCAACAGGATACTCAGACATCTCTCCATCAGGAAACGCAGCAGATCATTGCTGGTTTCGACGAGCAGGTCCGCTTGCTGCTGAATGCATTGAATGAACAGCAGGGGGCGACGGAAAGCACGCTACGCAGACTGGCAGAGCAGACTTCCGCCCATTTACAGGATATGCACACCGGTGCTGACAAAATGCGCCTGGCTGCCGAACGTTTTGAAACGGCAGGAGACAAAGTTAAAGAAGCAAATCTTCTTACCGCTGATGTACTTACTAAAGCGCAAGGTGCAGGCAATACGTTGAGCCAGGCCAGCCAGGAGCTGAGTTCCGTGGTGGCGGATTATCGTAATAACCGCGAAGCGGTGGCGAAATCCATTACGCTGCTGGAAGGTGTCATTGCCAATGCGCAATCTGAGCTGGAAGCGCGTAGCCAATTCCTCAAAGAGCTGAAACAGCACAATGAAGGATTGCATGACTATAATCGCGAAGCAAAAGAGTTCCTCGAAAACGCAGGACAAGTGCTGGCTAATGGGTTCAACCAATTCTCAGACAGCATGAAAACAAGCCTCGACGCCACGTTAGGGGCGCTGGACGCGAATTTAGACAGCGCGGTTAAACGTCTGGGAAGCGGTATTGACGAGCTTAGTGAAAGTATTGAAAACCTTGAAGAAGTGCTTTCTAAAGTGCCGGCGTAA
- the hsdR gene encoding type I restriction-modification system endonuclease, producing the protein MNKSNFDFLKGVNDFIYAIACAAENNYPNDPNTTLVKMRMFGEATAKHLGLLLDISQCENQHDLLRELGKIAFVDDNILSVFHKLRRIGNQAVHEYHNDLDDAQMCLRLGFRLAVWYYRLVTKDYDFPVPVFVLPEQSSDLYHQEVLTLKQQLEQQAQEKAHNQAELEAQQQKLVALNGYIAILESKQQETEAQSQARVAALEAQLAEKNAELAKQTEQERKAYHKEITDQAIKRTLDLSEEESRFLIDAQLRKAGWEADSKMLRFSKGARPEPGVNKAIAEWPTGTDETGKQGFADYVLFVGMKPIAVVEAKRINTDVFSKLNEAYRYSKRFDNALLRNILLEQYPADEVREAVPEYEVSWADTSGSQRYKIPFCYSTNGREYRATLKTRSGIWYRDVRHTSNMSKALPEWHRPEELIAMLGSDPQRQNQWFADNPNMSELGLRYYQEDAVRAVENTIVNGQQEILLAMATGTGKTRTAIAMMFRLIQSQRFKRVLFLVDRRSLGEQALGAFEDTRINGDTFNSIFDIKGLTDKFPEDSTKIHVATVQSLVKRTLQSDEAMPVARYDCIVVDEAHRGYILDKEQTEGELQFRSQLEYVSAYRRILDHFDAVKIALTATPARHTVDIFGEPVYRYTYRTAVIDGYLIDQDPPIKITTRNAQDGVYLSKGEEIIRVTPQGEMINDTLADDQDFEVADFNRTLLIPGFNTAVCEELTKHLDPTGKQKTLVFCVTNEHADMVVNELRTAFKKKYPQLEHDAIIKITGDSDKDAKKVQTLITRFNKERLPNIVVTVDLLTTGVDIPSICNIVFLRKVRSRILYEQMKGRATRLCPAVDKIRFKIFDCVDIYSTLESVDTMRPVVMRPSVELQTLVNEITDSETYKVTEADGRSFAEHSHEQLVAKLQRIIGLATYNRDRSAGIDKQVRRLDELCLDAAGVSFNKLASHLREKGPHWSAEVFNKLPTLIARLEKLKLDINELRERPIFLDIPDEVINVEPVYGAYHNAEDFLEAFDDLVKRSPNAQPALQAVIARPRDLTRKGLVELQEWFDSQYFEESSLRSAWKETRNEDIAARLIGHIRRAAVGDALKPFDLRVDHALARIKGENDWSSEQLKWLDRLATALKDKVVLDDDSFKTGNLHRFGGKAVSQRVFEDDLDGVLAKFSDYIWDEPA; encoded by the coding sequence ATGAACAAATCTAACTTTGATTTCCTGAAAGGCGTTAACGACTTTATTTACGCTATCGCCTGTGCAGCGGAAAACAATTATCCGAACGATCCCAACACCACGCTGGTAAAAATGCGCATGTTCGGTGAAGCGACGGCGAAGCATTTAGGGCTGCTACTGGATATTTCCCAATGCGAAAACCAGCATGACCTGCTGCGTGAATTAGGCAAAATAGCTTTTGTTGATGACAACATCCTGTCGGTATTTCATAAATTGCGCCGCATTGGCAATCAGGCCGTCCACGAGTATCACAACGATCTTGATGATGCGCAGATGTGTCTGCGCCTCGGTTTTCGTCTCGCAGTCTGGTATTACCGTCTGGTCACCAAAGATTATGACTTCCCGGTTCCGGTTTTTGTGTTACCGGAACAGAGTAGCGATCTCTATCATCAGGAAGTGCTGACGTTAAAACAGCAGTTGGAACAACAGGCGCAAGAAAAAGCACACAACCAGGCCGAATTAGAGGCCCAGCAGCAAAAGCTGGTGGCACTCAACGGCTATATCGCCATCCTCGAAAGTAAGCAGCAGGAAACTGAAGCCCAATCTCAGGCTCGCGTCGCAGCCCTCGAAGCACAACTGGCAGAAAAAAATGCCGAGCTGGCGAAACAGACCGAGCAAGAGCGCAAGGCCTACCACAAAGAGATCACCGATCAGGCCATCAAACGCACGCTGGATTTGAGCGAAGAAGAGAGCCGCTTTTTGATCGATGCCCAGTTGCGTAAAGCGGGCTGGGAAGCAGACAGCAAAATGCTGCGCTTTTCCAAAGGCGCGCGGCCGGAACCGGGTGTCAACAAAGCAATCGCCGAATGGCCCACCGGTACCGATGAAACGGGAAAACAGGGTTTTGCCGACTACGTATTATTCGTTGGCATGAAACCCATCGCGGTAGTGGAAGCCAAGCGCATCAACACCGATGTCTTCAGTAAACTGAATGAGGCGTATCGCTACAGCAAACGTTTCGATAATGCCCTGCTGCGTAACATTTTACTGGAGCAGTATCCTGCAGATGAAGTGCGGGAAGCGGTACCGGAATATGAAGTCAGTTGGGCGGATACCAGCGGCAGCCAACGCTATAAAATTCCTTTTTGCTACTCCACCAATGGCCGCGAATACCGCGCAACGCTGAAAACCCGCAGCGGCATCTGGTATCGCGATGTCCGCCATACCAGCAACATGTCGAAAGCGCTACCGGAGTGGCATCGCCCGGAAGAACTGATCGCCATGCTGGGCAGCGATCCGCAAAGGCAAAACCAGTGGTTTGCAGATAACCCAAATATGAGCGAGCTGGGGCTGCGCTACTACCAGGAAGATGCCGTTCGCGCCGTTGAAAACACCATAGTCAATGGGCAGCAAGAGATCCTGCTGGCCATGGCCACCGGCACCGGGAAAACGCGTACCGCCATTGCCATGATGTTCCGCCTGATCCAGTCCCAGCGCTTTAAGCGCGTACTGTTCCTTGTGGATCGCCGCTCGCTGGGTGAACAGGCGCTGGGCGCCTTTGAAGACACGCGCATCAACGGTGATACTTTTAACAGCATTTTCGACATCAAAGGGCTGACGGATAAATTCCCGGAAGACAGCACCAAAATTCACGTTGCGACCGTCCAGTCGCTGGTTAAACGCACGCTGCAATCCGATGAGGCAATGCCGGTGGCACGCTACGACTGCATTGTGGTCGACGAAGCGCACCGTGGCTATATCCTCGATAAAGAGCAGACCGAGGGCGAGCTACAGTTCCGCAGCCAGCTGGAGTATGTGTCGGCTTACCGCCGCATCCTCGATCATTTTGACGCGGTGAAAATCGCCCTGACCGCCACGCCAGCACGCCATACGGTAGATATCTTCGGCGAGCCGGTTTACCGCTACACCTACCGCACGGCGGTGATCGACGGGTATCTGATCGACCAGGATCCACCCATCAAGATCACCACCCGCAATGCGCAAGACGGTGTTTATCTGTCGAAGGGTGAAGAGATCATTCGCGTGACGCCACAGGGTGAGATGATCAACGACACGCTGGCTGACGATCAGGATTTTGAAGTCGCAGATTTCAACCGTACGCTGTTGATCCCCGGTTTCAATACCGCCGTCTGCGAAGAGTTAACCAAACACCTCGATCCGACCGGCAAGCAAAAAACGCTGGTATTCTGCGTCACCAACGAGCATGCCGATATGGTCGTCAATGAGCTGCGCACCGCCTTCAAAAAGAAATATCCGCAGCTGGAGCATGACGCAATCATCAAGATCACCGGTGACTCCGATAAAGATGCGAAGAAAGTGCAGACCCTGATCACCCGTTTTAATAAGGAGCGGCTACCGAACATTGTGGTGACGGTTGATTTGCTGACTACCGGTGTCGATATCCCGTCAATCTGCAATATCGTCTTTCTGCGCAAGGTGAGAAGCCGCATTCTCTACGAGCAGATGAAAGGCCGCGCCACCCGTTTATGCCCGGCAGTAGATAAGATCCGCTTTAAAATTTTCGACTGCGTCGATATCTACAGCACGCTGGAAAGCGTCGATACCATGCGCCCGGTGGTGATGCGCCCAAGCGTAGAATTGCAAACGCTGGTGAACGAAATTACCGACTCGGAAACCTATAAAGTGACCGAAGCCGATGGCCGCAGCTTTGCCGAGCACAGCCACGAACAGCTCGTCGCCAAGCTGCAACGGATCATTGGCCTGGCAACTTATAACCGCGACCGCAGCGCCGGCATCGATAAGCAGGTACGTCGTCTGGATGAATTATGTCTGGATGCCGCAGGCGTCAGCTTTAACAAGCTGGCTTCGCATCTGCGTGAAAAAGGCCCGCACTGGAGTGCCGAGGTGTTCAATAAACTCCCCACCCTGATTGCGCGTCTGGAGAAACTCAAACTCGACATCAACGAACTGCGCGAGCGCCCGATCTTCCTTGATATTCCGGATGAGGTGATCAACGTCGAGCCGGTTTACGGCGCTTACCATAATGCGGAAGATTTCCTCGAAGCCTTTGATGATCTGGTTAAGCGTTCTCCCAATGCGCAGCCCGCGTTGCAGGCGGTGATTGCCCGCCCGCGCGATCTCACCCGCAAAGGGCTGGTGGAGTTGCAGGAGTGGTTTGACAGCCAGTATTTCGAAGAGTCCTCCCTGCGCAGCGCGTGGAAAGAGACGCGTAACGAGGATATCGCCGCCCGGCTGATCGGCCATATTCGCCGTGCCGCAGTGGGCGATGCGCTGAAGCCGTTTGATCTGCGTGTTGATCATGCCCTGGCGCGCATCAAAGGCGAAAACGACTGGAGCAGCGAACAGCTGAAGTGGCTGGATCGCTTAGCTACCGCGCTGAAAGATAAAGTGGTGCTCGACGACGATTCCTTCAAAACTGGCAACCTCCACCGCTTCGGCGGCAAAGCCGTGTCGCAGCGCGTGTTTGAGGACGACCTCGACGGCGTGCTGGCGAAATTCAGTGATTACATCTGGGACGAACCCGCCTGA
- a CDS encoding N-6 DNA methylase has product MNNNDLVAKLWKLCDNLRDGGVSYQNYVNELASLLFLKMCKETGQEAEYLPAGYRWDDLKARIGQEQLQFYRKLLVELGQDEKNLVQAIFHNVSTTIEQPKQLTELVSYMDALDWYNGSKGKSRDDFGDMYEGLLQKNANETKSGAGQYFTPRPLIKTIIHLLKPQPREVVQDPAAGTAGFLIEADRYVKSQTNDLEDLDTDTQDFQIRKAFVGLELVPGTRRLALMNCLLHDIEGNLDHGGAIRLGNTLGSDGENLPPAHIVATNPPFGSAAGTNITRTFVHPTSNKQLCFMQHIIETLHPGGRAAVVVPDNVLFEGGKGTEIRRDLMDKCRLHTILRLPTGIFYAQGVKTNVLFFTKGTKANPNQDKNCTDDVWVYDLRTNMPGFGKRTPFGDQHLQPFEQVFGDDPHGLSPRTEGEWSFNAEESEIADSEENKNTDQHLATSRWRKFSREWIRTAKSDSLDISWLKDKDSIDADSLPEPDVLAAEAMTELVQALGELDALMRELDAGDEADAQRQLLNEAFGEVKECL; this is encoded by the coding sequence ATGAACAATAACGATCTGGTCGCTAAACTCTGGAAACTCTGTGACAACCTGCGTGACGGCGGCGTTTCCTATCAGAACTATGTTAACGAACTGGCTTCACTGCTGTTTCTGAAAATGTGTAAAGAGACCGGCCAGGAAGCCGAGTATCTGCCTGCTGGCTACCGCTGGGACGATTTGAAAGCGCGTATCGGCCAGGAGCAATTGCAGTTCTACCGTAAACTGCTGGTGGAATTAGGCCAGGATGAGAAAAACCTTGTACAGGCGATTTTCCACAACGTCAGTACCACCATTGAGCAACCGAAGCAGCTGACCGAACTGGTGAGCTATATGGATGCGCTGGACTGGTATAACGGCAGCAAGGGCAAATCCCGCGACGACTTTGGCGATATGTACGAAGGGCTGTTGCAAAAGAACGCCAACGAAACCAAATCCGGCGCGGGCCAGTACTTCACGCCGCGCCCGCTGATCAAGACCATTATTCATCTGTTAAAACCGCAGCCGCGCGAAGTGGTGCAGGATCCGGCAGCCGGTACCGCAGGTTTTTTAATCGAAGCGGATCGCTACGTTAAATCGCAGACCAACGATCTGGAAGATCTCGATACCGACACCCAGGATTTTCAGATCCGCAAAGCCTTTGTCGGCCTTGAACTGGTGCCCGGCACCCGTCGGCTGGCGCTGATGAACTGCCTGCTGCACGACATTGAAGGCAACCTCGATCACGGCGGCGCAATTCGCCTCGGTAACACGCTGGGCAGTGACGGGGAAAACCTGCCGCCGGCGCATATCGTGGCAACCAACCCGCCGTTTGGCAGCGCGGCGGGCACCAATATCACCCGTACCTTTGTTCACCCGACCAGCAACAAACAGCTCTGCTTTATGCAGCACATTATTGAAACCCTGCATCCGGGCGGCCGCGCAGCAGTGGTGGTGCCGGATAACGTATTGTTTGAAGGCGGTAAAGGCACCGAGATCCGCCGTGACCTGATGGACAAGTGCCGTCTGCACACCATTCTGCGTCTTCCGACCGGTATCTTTTATGCCCAGGGCGTAAAAACCAACGTGCTGTTCTTTACCAAAGGCACGAAGGCAAATCCGAACCAGGACAAGAACTGCACCGACGACGTCTGGGTGTACGATTTGCGGACCAATATGCCGGGCTTTGGTAAGCGCACACCGTTTGGCGATCAGCATCTGCAGCCGTTTGAGCAGGTTTTCGGGGACGATCCGCACGGCCTCAGCCCGCGCACCGAAGGTGAGTGGAGTTTTAATGCCGAAGAGAGCGAAATCGCTGACAGCGAAGAGAACAAAAATACCGATCAGCATCTGGCCACCAGCCGCTGGCGCAAGTTCAGCCGCGAGTGGATCCGCACTGCCAAGTCGGACTCGTTGGATATCTCCTGGCTGAAAGATAAAGACAGTATCGATGCCGACAGCCTGCCGGAGCCGGATGTATTAGCGGCAGAGGCGATGACCGAACTGGTGCAGGCGCTGGGCGAGCTGGATGCCCTGATGCGCGAGCTGGACGCAGGCGATGAAGCCGATGCACAGCGTCAGTTGCTGAATGAAGCATTTGGTGAGGTGAAAGAATGTCTTTAG
- a CDS encoding restriction endonuclease subunit S, producing the protein MSLGNITGTLPEVWLSPFLTELVSPKQWKTISTKELVDSGYVVYGANGKIGFYTEYTHKNPTLMITCRGATCGNLHISEPFSYINGNAMALDNQPASLGVKFLKYALLARGLNDTISGSAQPQITRQGLENVRVPLPSLAEQKIIAEKLDTLLAQVDSTKARLEQIPKILKRFRQAVLTVAVSGKLTEEWRNENDVQFSQWEHTVFDKICSEITVGYVGKMLDRYKDEGIPFLRSQNVREFKFSDKNLLYISDSFHQEIFKSRLNPGDLAIVRSGAPGTTCVIPDYLTVANCSDLVIARPSEKLSSEFGCIFMNSGIAKKNVSDNQVGIAQQHFNVGSMKKMPISLPPLPEQHEIVRRVEQLFAYADTIEKQVNAALARVNNLTQSILAKAFRGELTAHWRAENPALISGENSAAALLEKIKAERAASTGKKASRKKA; encoded by the coding sequence ATGTCTTTAGGAAATATTACCGGTACTTTACCTGAGGTATGGTTGTCGCCTTTCCTGACTGAGTTAGTTTCACCTAAACAATGGAAAACTATTTCAACAAAAGAATTAGTTGATAGTGGTTACGTCGTTTATGGCGCGAATGGGAAAATAGGATTTTACACGGAATATACACACAAAAATCCTACTCTAATGATAACCTGCCGTGGTGCCACTTGCGGAAACCTTCATATATCAGAACCATTCTCATATATAAATGGAAACGCAATGGCACTGGACAATCAACCGGCATCTTTAGGCGTGAAATTTTTAAAATACGCACTTCTTGCAAGGGGATTGAACGATACGATTTCCGGCTCAGCCCAACCACAAATCACCAGGCAAGGACTGGAAAATGTTCGAGTTCCGCTACCATCTCTTGCCGAACAAAAAATCATCGCTGAAAAACTCGATACGTTGCTGGCGCAGGTAGACAGCACCAAAGCACGTCTTGAGCAAATCCCGAAAATCCTGAAACGTTTTCGTCAGGCGGTGTTAACGGTTGCAGTTAGTGGAAAACTGACCGAAGAATGGCGAAACGAAAATGATGTTCAATTCTCCCAATGGGAACATACGGTATTCGACAAAATTTGTTCTGAGATTACTGTTGGTTATGTCGGCAAAATGCTTGACCGATATAAAGATGAAGGTATTCCGTTCTTACGTTCGCAAAACGTACGTGAGTTTAAATTTTCCGATAAAAATTTATTGTATATATCTGATAGTTTTCATCAGGAAATTTTCAAGTCTCGTCTAAATCCAGGTGATTTAGCTATTGTAAGATCTGGAGCGCCAGGAACAACTTGTGTTATACCTGATTATTTAACGGTAGCAAACTGTTCCGACTTAGTTATTGCCCGGCCTTCAGAAAAATTAAGTTCTGAGTTCGGATGTATTTTTATGAACTCGGGTATAGCAAAAAAAAATGTATCAGATAATCAGGTTGGGATAGCACAACAGCATTTTAATGTTGGTTCAATGAAAAAAATGCCAATAAGTCTCCCCCCACTCCCCGAACAACACGAGATCGTTCGCCGTGTGGAACAGCTGTTCGCCTACGCCGATACCATTGAAAAGCAGGTCAACGCTGCGCTTGCCCGGGTGAATAACCTCACTCAGTCGATTCTCGCGAAAGCGTTTCGCGGTGAACTTACCGCCCATTGGCGGGCCGAAAACCCGGCTCTGATCTCCGGGGAAAATAGCGCTGCTGCACTGCTGGAAAAAATTAAAGCCGAACGTGCCGCAAGCACGGGTAAAAAGGCGTCGCGTAAAAAAGCATAA
- a CDS encoding SymE family type I addiction module toxin: protein MTDVDCIAVCENEKARSVTYRHLTVSYAGRHRDNVYTPAVIMKGLWLEAAGFTMGTKVDVQVMRGCILLTTRQPPKEPEIKTSLELAALLAAGKSITA from the coding sequence ATGACTGACGTGGATTGTATTGCAGTTTGTGAGAATGAAAAAGCCCGTTCGGTAACGTACCGTCATTTAACCGTGAGTTATGCGGGTCGTCACAGGGATAATGTTTATACCCCGGCAGTGATTATGAAGGGGTTATGGCTGGAGGCGGCGGGTTTTACTATGGGTACGAAAGTCGATGTACAGGTGATGCGGGGCTGTATTTTGCTGACCACCCGGCAACCGCCGAAAGAGCCGGAAATAAAAACATCATTAGAGCTGGCAGCCCTGTTAGCGGCGGGTAAATCGATCACAGCCTGA
- a CDS encoding restriction endonuclease — MDNKMWMIRGDAGKLYDDFRDKQIVGIGWSQLAPLVKPGLSRAQLTALYQEVDPLSKPGTVRSGASQIWRFVNEIKKGDWVITYSPANRTYLLGKITSDFQYHPEWQEEGMGIARQVKWNAQEIERDRLSTATKNTLGSTLTVFMLPDSAAKELLEDKKPAAEVLAQQPLLAEDEEVLSDPLRDMESLAFEAIKDRINSLDWDDMQNLVAGVLRGMKYKTQVSPAGADRGKDIIASPDGFGFENPRIIVEVKHRREQMGSQQIRSFIGGRHKEDRGLYVSTGGFTKEARYEADRSTIPLMLWTLDDLVRALIENYEKVDIDTKLLVPLKKIFRPVN; from the coding sequence ATGGATAACAAAATGTGGATGATACGCGGGGATGCGGGAAAGCTCTATGATGACTTTCGCGATAAACAAATCGTTGGTATCGGCTGGTCTCAGCTTGCACCGTTAGTTAAACCGGGTCTGTCGCGGGCGCAATTGACGGCGCTATATCAGGAGGTCGATCCGTTAAGTAAACCGGGTACGGTGCGCTCCGGGGCTTCGCAGATCTGGCGCTTTGTGAACGAAATTAAGAAAGGCGATTGGGTGATTACTTATTCTCCCGCTAACCGTACTTATTTGCTGGGCAAAATTACTTCTGATTTCCAGTATCACCCGGAATGGCAGGAAGAGGGGATGGGCATTGCCCGCCAGGTGAAATGGAACGCGCAAGAAATCGAGCGCGACCGGTTATCCACCGCCACCAAAAATACGCTGGGCTCAACTTTAACGGTGTTTATGCTGCCGGATAGTGCCGCTAAGGAATTGCTCGAAGACAAAAAGCCTGCCGCTGAAGTGCTGGCGCAGCAACCGCTTCTGGCCGAAGACGAAGAGGTGTTATCCGATCCCTTACGGGATATGGAAAGCCTGGCTTTTGAAGCGATTAAAGACCGGATTAATTCTCTGGACTGGGATGACATGCAAAACCTGGTGGCGGGTGTTTTACGCGGCATGAAATATAAAACCCAGGTCTCTCCGGCCGGAGCCGATCGCGGGAAGGATATTATTGCGTCGCCCGATGGTTTTGGTTTTGAAAACCCACGCATTATCGTCGAAGTAAAACATCGTCGCGAGCAGATGGGTAGCCAGCAGATCCGCAGCTTTATTGGCGGGCGGCATAAAGAGGATCGCGGGCTATATGTCAGCACCGGCGGGTTTACCAAAGAGGCGCGCTATGAAGCGGACCGCTCAACGATACCGCTGATGCTCTGGACGCTGGACGATCTGGTACGTGCGCTAATTGAAAATTACGAGAAGGTAGATATCGACACGAAACTGCTGGTACCGTTGAAAAAAATCTTCCGACCGGTAAACTAA